The Mauremys reevesii isolate NIE-2019 linkage group 1, ASM1616193v1, whole genome shotgun sequence genome segment TAGTGCTTTGTTTTAAGCCTTGTGTGAAGTTATAACATACAAATATATTtctattataataaaaataagtcTTGGTAACTACTACATTTCAGATTATtaatttttgaaataaaaaacgtAATTGGTTTTGAATTTTGTGAATAAAAATTTAGAGCTAATTTAAGTGTTAACTTGTGTTTAAGTTTCTTTACTTCCACACAATCACTGCTCTCAATCGTGAATCAATGCCACTATGTTGTTATGGTACAATAATACTGACACCCTACTACAAGTTACTTTCCCATTCTCCTTTTAGGGATATGATTGTCCTTTGTACATCGCAAGCAGCCACATGAATCATTAACAGGTTTGCAAAACCTACTTACATTAGGTATAGGGCATAAAGCTTGAGAAAGTGATTAGTACCTAGTCTCTGCAGGAAAAAAAGAAGCTAGGCAGGTACCCCTCCCACCCTGAGCACTCTTCCCACATGAAAGCTTCAGACCTCCTTGCCAGAGAGTAgctgtttagattgtatttgccAGCCAGCACTCAGCAAGAGGAGTAAAATAAAGGATGGAAATGAAATACGGAGAGAAAATGAAGGAAAGGCAAAATATTTTAATGGTGGTTGTTGTTAGTTATAAGTGTGAGGGGACTAATCTAAAATTATTCTACTGTTTCTTGCTATATACAGGCCACAATGCAAACAAAATGCATATGAAGAAAAATTGCCACAAACAAGTACTGTATAGGTGGTAGGTTATTTCTCCTAGTGTTTTAAATGATGTACAGCTGCTACTATCCACTCTTCTTGCTTTAAAGTATGTCACAAGCTCATAACATCCTCTCTCCATCTCAAACTTTCAGTTCCCTATACAACCCTTCTGTACAATTTGTCCTTAAAACAAAATGGGCAAACATGAATTTTCTGTATAATCATCATGCAAAGAACAACATGATCCTTACAGTcagatgggggaaaaaacagaatgACTGTTACTTTTATGACTAGGATTAAAATTCCATGCTCTGTACATTCATCCTTTTGAGAACTTTAGCTTCTAAAAATACAAGCAGAGTGAGGTCAAATGCAAATCCCCTTCTCAGACAAAGAAAATAATCACCAACTAGTTTTGAGATAGATTTACTGTATGTCCCCTCAGTCTGTGCATAGGAATGTACATGCCTGGTAGTGTTTACATGAGAGTGTGTATGTACGAGTGTGCATGTTCATTTGTGAGCCTGTACAGTATATGTATGATTATCCATGCATATGTACAACCTGTGTCTGTGAGTGGATGTGGCTACAgccatacatatatatattatgAAGAAATTACATAAAAAATAAACTTCTTTGAAGTATATTGAGGTTGTGACACAAACCAATAAAGCCAGGAAATTGAATGGAAAGGATAACTTTTCCTCCTGGACACCCACCATTAAGGTTACACAAATCAGTATTAGGTAAAGTGACCATTTCAAAGCTAGATCTCAATTTTACCCCTTATTAGCTAAATGGGCAACACCCAGTGATACCAATGGAAGCTGCACTCATGTAAAGGAAGGAACAATTGGGCTCTTAATACTGTATTTCCTAGCTTTTCACAGTTCAAGTtacaaccttaatattctttaaatttgtattttgtatatctcattttcttttttattaaaaggAGAAGATAAAGCAAACTGTCATGTAAGATTCACTTACATAAATTTAGGATTCTCTTCATAATATTTttataattcttttttaaatgtgtatttcCAGATTCATTGAAACATCACCTTCATAGCACTTGCAGTCTgttgaataaatacagattttaaaatattttgcaaatgcACAGTATTTACCCATTAGACTTTAATGACCTTTGGAGCTGTTTCAGAATATCATGAAAATATGTCTTTAGGCACATCATAAAATCCTATGAAATTTCTTTGAAATGTTGTCAATGCCCATGTACAGTAGCCACttttcaaaaaaaaagaaaaaaatctcagccATTAACAATTTTTTCATAGCACCCAGGTTGTCTGGCTATTTCCTGGATCACTAACCTACCATGTCTCTTTTCTTTCTTAAAGTAAAATCACTTGGAAGTTATTAAGACTGAAACTGAAAGTCCAAAACTTTCTTTAAACAGCCAAaactcattttatatattttaaaaaataagaatttaAAAATGTGTCTCTATCCTAGGTTTCTTCTCAGCCAGGTTTGAGCACAGCACAGATTTGTATAAACCCCTGAAAATAGAGGTTTGCAATGGCAATGCTGTCAGAACCTTGGCTCTGGCACGATGAATGTGTCACTCTAATAAAATTAGCATAAGAAACTTGTTATTCTGGAGAAACAAGAGCCCATATAAAACAGAGTTTTGCTCTAGTTTAAGGTACGGTACTTAAAAGAAGTTCCATAATTTTAGAATTGTAAAATTAGCTATAAAAACTAACTTTTGCTTAAACTCTAGATAATACAGACagacatttttatattaaaaaattgtAGCATTGAGTAAAACTGTTAAAATGTGCATCTATCTACACATGAAGAGTAATTTATTGTATAAATGTGAAAGTTGTGTATATATTGGCTTTTAGTAAAATGATTCCCTGAACCTGATTTTTATGCATCAGACAAATATTGAAGTAAACATCTGAACGTTGCCAGATGTTTCTGTTATCCATTTATATTGTAACAGatccaaaacaaaacagacaaacaaacaaaaatatctgTTCTAGTTATAGAAATCCACCTAACTCATTAATTAGCTACTGGACACAAATAAGTTGAGTCTGCTGCTGACCAGCATTGCTGTATGTACATCAGGTAAATAATTACCtgttgggttgtttgttttttcttggcATTTTTCCACATAAAATTGTAGAGCAGACATCATTTTTCAAtttaagcaaaaacaaaaaaccagtaAAAGCTAATTGTATTGGAGAATTCCTGTTGTTCATCTCTTTCTGTATTTCTGTCCCCCTGAAGAACTCATGGCACTAATTTGCATTTGGGGAGATGCTCATTTTACGTTCATAATCAAAGTCCAGCTTCCACAAAGGCATGTAAAAGTGACCTCCTAAGTGTTTAGTGCTTCAGAAAAAagatacaaattttaaaaagtgcttgAAAAGAATTTgactatttttgtatttttatatactGTATATCAAGAAGAGATTCAGAAGTGCTGGCCCCCAGAATACACTTAAGGGGCCCTTTTAGGTGCCTTTCTTTAGGTGCTGCAAACATTTATTAGTGTTTTCCTATAAAGACTTTCCCACCTCTAACTCACTGTCCATCTTTGTCTCCAGATCTTGTTCAACTACTTTTTGGCATTGTCCTGGAATGTGGTGGCTTTAACCATTGTTCCCGCTAAACCCCTATTACTGACCCGGCGTACAAGTACTTTAGAAACAGGGATTTTTGTTCTGGGAATCTCACTTTTGGTTGGGTGATGGTGTGCAATGTGATGGCTGTTACTGGCATCTGTTCCATGGCTGGTGGGAAGCGATGTAAGATGTTTAATGCTGATAGGTATCTTGGAGTCCTTGACTGAACCTGCAGGTGTTTTAAGTGAGCATGTGGTTGTTACTGGAGACACAGGTTTGGAGCGTGATACACAGGTGACTTCTTCATCAGAAGGCACCCCTGTGATGTTTTCATCTGTATCAGCATAAAGATCATAGAGGGCATCACCACTGTAGCTATCCCTGGGGATGCTCTCTTTCTGGACACTATTGCTGCTATCTTCCTCAGGACCAGGAGTAGTGGAGTCCCAGTAGCCCTCATCACTGTTTGGGATGCCTTCTGGCTGCTCATATTCCCTGTTCTTCTGATCCTCTTTGTGGTTGAGATGAACTGGAATCTGGCTGAGACCAATGCGTTTCACCATTGAACCATCCTGTGCCCCCTCGACACACTTGCTCTCTTTTTTTATCTCAGGTGGTTTtgtccctcctccttctcctccctgggTCTCTTGGACTTGCTCCTCTGTTTGTGATAACATATCCCAGAACTCCTGAAGGTAGGTGTCATCCACTTGGTCTGGGCTTGccatctcctctcctcctccctggtAGGCCACCATGTTTGGGTTCTTTTTAGAAGTGCCTGGCTTGCTGGCCCCTGGGGTGCTCTTCTcacagctgccactgctgctgcccacttcatcctcctggtctgCAATAATATCTCCACAGCCTGTAAGAGAGTCAAAGCTTTTCAGTGAAGTCACGTCAGCAAACATCAAACAAATACGATCTATCGACTGCTCTGAGGGTGGATCAATAGAGGAAGGGTCAGGGGCTGCTGCCATCTCTTGACCACTAAGACATTCAGGTTCAACAAGGGAAATAGTCTTTATTGGAATGTCACCTGTTATGGCCGTATCCTTCGCAGTCCCAACCTCTTCCACACACGGATCTGGCAGCTCAGGGCGGTTCTCCTCATGTTGGTTTCCAGCGGCAGCAGGATCCTCTCCTTGTATGCTTTTGTTGTTCTGcatttccccaccatctctaACTTCAGGCTTCTCTGCCGTGGCATGCACATCTTTGCTGTGTTTATCACTAGACAATTCAATGTTAATTTCTTCTGTGGTATATTGAGGCTCAGACAAAGGTTTTGGTGCCTCTTCTTTGATGCATTCCAAGCTGGCAGTCAGAGAACCTGACATAATAAGGCTGGACTGAATTTCTGATgtttcccccctttcctccttgCCATTTTTATCCTTTTTATGCCACCGCATACTGCTGAAGATCCCTTTCAATCCTTTCTTTTGTCTGCTGCCCGCCCTCTGATCTGCATTCTCTCCCTTGCCATTTTCTGATTTCCCATTCTTCTTCAACAGAGAGAAGAAACTGTGTGATTTAGCCACGGAGCTGTTTGATGAAACATTGAGGCTGGCTACAGCCCTGGTGTTTATATCCCTGTTCAGTTgatcaacaccaccaccacctccgcTGCTCGATTCTTCCTTCTTGCTGCTTTCCAGCACAACATCAGCTAATCCATCGTGAGTCTTGCTCCTCACCATCCCAGCTTTACTTGAGCCTTTCCCATCCCCACCTTTGTTTTTCACCCCAAATATGCTGGGCATGGTGCCCCCAGATTTCCTCCTCTTAAATAATTTGAAAGCAGTTTTATTAATCTTCCCAGATGGCGGCTCGACTGCCGGAGTCTCGGCACAATCACAATGCAAGTCCATGTCTGCTGCCTGCCGTGTCCCTGatcctgcctccttcccctcctgcagACCCCCACAGATGCCTGATACTGATTTCCCTCACTGACAGCCTCTCTGCCACTGCTGCCTCCTGCTCATCTCCATGGCAACCCAGAGAGGGATAAGCAGCTTTCCTCAGTCATGGGCCTGCGCCAGGCCACTGTCATCCATTCTAAATCAACCTGAGCTGCAACAGCAACACCAATAGAGTTtgctcctcacccctccctaAAAGGGCTTATATAACTTAACCCATTTCGTGCTGCTGCTGTTCACTATCATGTGTGCAGTGCATGGTTTATTTTGGATGAAAACAGTTTGTGCTATTTACACATTCCGCAATGGCATTTTGGATCCTGAAATTCAGGCTCAGCTCTCTCAGTGCAGCACTGCACTGCCCCAAGACTGATAATAATAATCAATAGTAATAATGCACATAGCACATTTCATCCCACTATACACACAGCATCATTTTATACCACTGCACATACTGTACAGTAGAAACACTCCCCAACTTTCTGACATTCTTTGTCATTCTAAAGCCCAtttcaaaatctctctctcttccactttGTAAGGCTGCTATTTCCTCTCTTCCACACAATATTTTGTTCTCACAGACACACAGATGCCACAGTGAAGGCTCAGATACCATGATTATGACAAGCATGGTATTAAATGCCTAGACAGACAGGCCCATCCATCCACTGTTGACTTGTTTATTTTTGCGGTCAATTATTGCTATGTTTTTCACTGTCTCTGTCATCTTTGCTGAGCACCTTGGAGCAAAGATGTTATGTAAGCAAATAAAATGCAACACAAGAACATATAGCACCACATTTAAGGTGGCATGGGGGCAACCAACTGATGTAACCATCTGTACAGCAGGCAGGGCTTGTGGAAAATTTGGACCCAGGTCTTAATAATTCAGGCTGAATTTAGCAcatgatggctttgtttaccagTATGAATGTAAAAGAGGCATGCAATATGCTTACCCCTAGAGACCATCACAATGAAATTAGAATGGTAGTTCAAACCTATTcttctagggccagatcctggtgTAAACCCTCACATCTCTGTTGATTTAAATTGAGCTACAATAATTTACATCCTCTGGTCCTGGTATTTAGAAGACTTTATTCTGGACTTCTTAAATGAGCAAACCTAAACAAACCTAAATTACCTTAAATTTATGTTTCATACAGAATTATTAAAGAAGAAGAACATGATCATACTTAGGGCTAAATTctggtcccagtgaagtcaataagaATTTTATCACTGACTTCACTAGGACCAAGATTTGACTCTGTTACAGCATCTTTCATTCTTTGCATTCAGCTATTAAGTTCTTTCTTCTGAATATTTACCCAAcgaatttaacttttttttttctgttcatgaaTTATCCAATTTGCATTCATTATTCCTAATAGTTCAATAAGCAGGTTACATCAACATATTTCAACATATACATTTTCTCTCCTCCTTTATTAACGGACAAAggttaaaacaaaataaacaaagtcCATGACTGTGACTGGAAGGAAAAGAGAGTGAAATACGTCTTACTGTGTATACTTTATAAACATTCCTGGTACAAGCTATGGAGTAGGAGGGCATATAagaaactagagagagagagatgggtggcTCACCAACTGTTCCCTTTGACTGTGTCTTCAACTATTCATTAATCATGGTATGTGACTGGTCACTTAAGTCACCTGGTATTATTTCTGCTCTCTAAGTGGATGACTGAAACTTTATAAACAAGGAGGAGAGGAAAATATCAGATGTTTACATACAACTACAGATATTCACACATGGAACAGTCATTGCTTGACAGTTTGAGCAAACAAAAAAGATTCACATGTTTACAAAAAGTGAACAAAACAGCTCACAAATATGGTTGGATGGAGTGGATGAATTTGAACAAATGTTCACAAATTCAACTCAGTATTTTGTAGCATTTCCCCAACTCTACTAACAAGAAGTAAGAACTCAACTGAACAAgggttgcacagatgtaaatggtAGCAGGTTTTATTGCTTAACAGCCTCATGCAGCAGGTAAGTTATTGtcccctctttttttttattattcatgtATCTATACTATGTGCTGCCATTGGCGAGGGGTCCAGCAGAGCAGCATGAAAGGGTGGCCCACTAGGCAAATGGTTCCTGCCTCTGCTGATGCAATAGGGTTCCAGGATTTCTAAAATATGTGGTGTTGAGGGCCAAGGCCCTTTGCCAACTCCATCACTCCTATTCTCCTCCCACTGATGAGGGGCCCCTCAAGACACTACCAGAAGAATCTCTTGGAGTTTCCTGCCCCTTTGGTCCCAATCTCATAGATGATTTCTCTGGGAGCAGGTAATATGGCCTTGTATTTGCAAACTGTAGAAAAGATATGGAATCACTTATATGAGGAATGCAAACTGAGT includes the following:
- the AMER2 gene encoding APC membrane recruitment protein 2, translated to MDLHCDCAETPAVEPPSGKINKTAFKLFKRRKSGGTMPSIFGVKNKGGDGKGSSKAGMVRSKTHDGLADVVLESSKKEESSSGGGGGVDQLNRDINTRAVASLNVSSNSSVAKSHSFFSLLKKNGKSENGKGENADQRAGSRQKKGLKGIFSSMRWHKKDKNGKEERGETSEIQSSLIMSGSLTASLECIKEEAPKPLSEPQYTTEEINIELSSDKHSKDVHATAEKPEVRDGGEMQNNKSIQGEDPAAAGNQHEENRPELPDPCVEEVGTAKDTAITGCGDIIADQEDEVGSSSGSCEKSTPGASKPGTSKKNPNMVAYQGGGEEMASPDQVDDTYLQEFWDMLSQTEEQVQETQGGEGGGTKPPEIKKESKCVEGAQDGSMVKRIGLSQIPVHLNHKEDQKNREYEQPEGIPNSDEGYWDSTTPGPEEDSSNSVQKESIPRDSYSGDALYDLYADTDENITGVPSDEEVTCVSRSKPVSPVTTTCSLKTPAGSVKDSKIPISIKHLTSLPTSHGTDASNSHHIAHHHPTKSEIPRTKIPVSKVLVRRVSNRGLAGTMVKATTFQDNAKK